The following is a genomic window from Streptomyces lincolnensis.
CCTCCCTGCCCAAGGTGCTGGGTGGCCTCGGCGTGGCGATCATCTCCACGTCGCACGGTCTCCTCACCGACAAGCAGGCCGGCAAGAAGGGCGTAGGCGGAGAAGTTCTCGCCTACGTCTGGTAGCGGAAGGGAACGGAGGAAACAGCTATGTCGCGCATTGGCAAGCTCCCCATCACGGTTCCCGCCGGCGTGGACGTCACCATCGACGGCCGTACGGTCGCGGTCAAGGGCCCCAAGGGCTCTCTGACCCACACCGTTGCCGCGCCGATCGACATCGCCAAGGGTGAGGACGGCGTTCTCAGCGTCACCCGCCCCAACGACGAGCGTCAGAGCAAGGCCCTGCACGGCCTGTCCCGCACGCTGGTGGCGAACATGATCACCGGCGTGACCCAGGGTTACGTGAAGAAGCTCGAAATCAGCGGTGTCGGTTACCGAGTGACCGCCAAGGGTTCGAACCTGGAGTTCGCTCTCGGTTACAGCCACCCGATCCTGGTCGAGGCCCCCGAGGGCATCACCTTCAAGGTGGAGTCCCCGACCCGTTTCCAGGTCGAGGGCATCGACAAGCAGAAGGTCGGCGAGGTTGCGGCCAACATCCGCAAGCTGCGCAAGCCCGACCCGTACAAGGCCAAGGGTGTCAAGTACGAGGGCGAAGTCATCCGCCGCAAGGTCGGAAAGGCGGGTAAGTAAGCCATGGCATACGGACAGAAGATCCTCAAGGGCGACGCCTACAAGCGCGCCGCGATCAAGCGCCGCCACATCCGGATCCGCAAGTCGATCAACGGTACGGCGGAGCGTCCTCGTCTGGTCGTGACCCGCTCGAACCGCCACATCGTGGCCCAGGTGATCGACGACATCAAGGGTCACACCCTGGCGTC
Proteins encoded in this region:
- the rplF gene encoding 50S ribosomal protein L6 — protein: MSRIGKLPITVPAGVDVTIDGRTVAVKGPKGSLTHTVAAPIDIAKGEDGVLSVTRPNDERQSKALHGLSRTLVANMITGVTQGYVKKLEISGVGYRVTAKGSNLEFALGYSHPILVEAPEGITFKVESPTRFQVEGIDKQKVGEVAANIRKLRKPDPYKAKGVKYEGEVIRRKVGKAGK